The genome window CAAGAGTTTCTACTGGCCTGACTCATCATGCTCTTATCTAAACTCAAGGCTATACTCATCCCATCAGAAATCTGCCTGCTGCTCTCTATTTAGGAGCTGCCAAGTGGtgtaagttgtgtgtgtgtgtgtgtgtgtgtgtgtgtgtgtgtgtgtgtgtgtgtgtgtgtgtgtgtgtgtgtgtgtgtgtgtgtgcgtaggtgTGGTGGTGGGGTAACGGCAATGGCCTTGAAAATCCCACTGCTAAGACTACCCACAGCTGCTGAGGGCACAGGGGAcattgtgcactgtgtgtgtgtgtgcgtgtgtgtgtgtgtgtgtgtgtgtgtgtgtgtgtgtgtgtgtgtgtgtgtgtgtgtgtgtgtgtgtgtgtgtctgtgtgttagaCACCCCTGTTTATGTGCAAGCATACACAGTACATATGTGCATTAAAGCATAGAGCAGGTCTTAATCAATTACACCTGACAAGTGTAATAGTTCCCCCGGCAAAGGGGCTACTTTCCCCAAGAATGATTCCGAAGCAGACAAAGAAAGCCAGTGTACAGCGTAACCTTCATGTTCTCACTCATTCATGTATACAACACACATGTGTGATCTTGTTTCTGATTAAAAAGTCATTAtaagaacaaagaaacacatctgAAATTAAAGTCTTTACATTACCAGCTGTTCAAATATAATCTTAAGGAAACTGCTCCCAGTAGATCATGTGCTAAAAACTGTATGAAAGCTATTAACATGTGCCATCTGGTGGACATGTTGATCCATTTTGATCCAGTCTTTCAGtacaaatgtttgcatttttagCAAAGGATGGATTAAATGGAAATGtaataactaaaactaaatgtatgttGCAAACATGCACTTTAGTTCTCCTTGAATCAATATTACTTTATCAGTAAGTGGATATTTCTTGTGACGGACATGCCATCTCTGGCCAAGAATACTACAGctacattaaatatttttcctTCTGGTCCAAGCCGTGACACTggacgtgatttgaacacgcaAACTTCTGATCTGTAGTCACACAAGCTACCATTGCACCACAAGATCTCCCGTTTAattgagttttttctttaaagaaaaaggaCTTACTTGCGGTCCTCAATCACGGCGATCTCGTGTTTGACCTGGTGGAACCCTCTTGCCATCCTGCAGTGCTCCTTGTACACCTGAACGCtctcagagacacacaggggGGGCACTGGCTGCAAGAGGTCAGAGAGAGATATGTGACATCAGAGAgataaaccaaaccaaaaagattcaaatgaaaaacacattatatCACACAAGCATCACTGTGTATTGTATGTTCTGCTGATATCACTACCGGTGAAACATGAGATAGCTCCGCATGAGGACAACAAGTGAGACCTAAACTGACTTGTCTCCACATTACTTGAATAAAATAAAGGCCTAAGAGTGGGAGACCTTTTGGTGCAATAGTAGCGTGCCTCTATTAGCCCAGGTGGTACAGTGTATGAAAGCTATTATTCATTGGCCTGTTACTACTGTCCTCATTTGATACTCGAAACCAATGCACTATGTGTAACCCTAGCACTGGCACTTGTTTAAGGATAATTCAATGACAACACTAATAGCAGCttgagcacacacagtgaagacATTGATTTACAGGGTTGATACACTTAACTCAAGCTTCTCCTGATGTAGCCTAAAGAATCAGGGTCTACCCTAAACAGAATAGTGCGACGGCATATTAAGGCAAttgttggtaaaaaaaaaataaaaacacaattatgcAGTCAGGCGAGGGGGGAAATATTCAGACAAAAAACTTTGAAGATACgaagtgaagcgatgtgttACCTTGACAAAAAAAGACTCTCTTTAATTTGTGATTTaatttttgatttgtttcccCCGCACATGTATccctttataatctcagagaatattcagaTTTCTTTTCCCCCAGCCGTAAAACAGAGCCAGGCATGAAATGCAAAATGCTAATAGCATAAGTGTATAGGGCAGGGTTTggattttttattgttattcctGACCAGCACTGTGGATTTAAAATCATTGCCATCTCTTGTATactctgcttctcctctcttGTGCTGCTTTGACAATAATACTAGATGTGTGTTCAATGCAAAGTGATGCTACAGTATGTACTAGTATAGTAGTACTGTATACCTGTAGTCGCTGTTCAAGATCCGGGAAAGTCTGGGGGAGGTCCTCCACATCTTTTACATCtattgaaacaaaacacattatttagaCATGAAACGACAGTATAATGATTGACATATAATGACATGACagaatattgtatatttaacaataacaaatagACATACTATTTTGATGGTTTTGCATTACAGTGGTGGAAGTACTAGTAAAAGTAGCAgtaaactgtaaaaatactatgttacaagtaaaagtcctgcgaatgtttacttcagtaaatgtatagCAGTATCAGCAACACAATGTACCTAAAGCACCTCGAGTGAAAGTACTTAATATACAGAATGGTCCCTTTTAGAGTGTAGtgttattatatatctgtaatgtattgtaacatGTAAGGGACAACGTTGTTACTGGTTGATATTGTTGAGTATTCTAATCTATAACAAACCATCTGATGTATaatcattattgttttgtagGAAATCTTAATAtataaagtaactagtaactatagctgtcagacaaatgtagtgaagtataaagtagcaagAAATTAAAACAGTAAAGTACTTTCCACTACTtgttttccttccttccatctcAGTACAATTAGCCTGCAGAGATTTGAAAGTTGGAGAGAGACTATCTTGTAAAAGGTAGGTTTGAATCATGCGGTGATTCCACTGCATGCTGCAAATGCTTTGCAAATAATATTGGAAGAATTGCAGGAAGCTCTTACATTGGGATATGAGTAATAAAAGTGTTGCAGTAATAAGCTATGTCCTCGTGAAGTTTCTTAAATGAATAAGTGTTCtttctgcattaaaaacataaaaatgtttattgtgaTGGATTACCGAGCTTCAGTTTTCTACAAGTTGATCGCGTGCCATAAATGTCAGCCGGAAAAGTAGGAATCCATTCTTATCCCATTTGAAAAGTATCCTCGACTTCACTTGATAAATCAAAACAATGCATCATGTCATCTTagttcaaaaatatattttcattaacaTTGTTTGCTGCATGTTGTTGATGTACAGCCAAGTGACTTGTCCTGCAGGCAGTAGCTTTAATGCCTTTCTCCGCCTCATAAAATAGCTTAAAATGAAACACTATAGGGGCCACTTATATGACACCACAACATAGCAACACGGTGCCACACTTATAAATGAGCCATGTCTTCTTACTGTACATCAGTAATGAGCTGCCACACTGAATGACATGCAGTGtaagcacacaaacagacaaacacagtggGCAGAAAGGACAGACAGGCCAGATGTATCGACAGAGAGGGATTCAGACAGACGggcagccagacagacagaaacagacaggtTGTCTGCACCAGCCTCTGCCTCGCCAGTAATGTCCCCCAGGAATTGTGGAACACATGTGGAGAATCCTGGGATGATGCAACCTTCTAAAAGCAGAAGTATCAGTGGGCTAGTCTGCAGCCACGGGGCCAATTATGATGTGGAATAAATACAGTTCTCATGCTTAGGATTGACACAGTGGTTATAACTATGTCTGGCATGAAGTCATGAAAGCTCTAGAGGATGATCCCTAGATGGAGCACAGGTCTCCCTGCTGAGAAACACGAGTTCAAAGAGGCAACAACAGGATCGTCTTGGGAATATCTAAAATTTGATTTTGGAGGGTAGGGTCAGATTGTGCTTGAGCAGCTCTGGAAGGTACAACTCAGTCTAAGACCAGGCCTATACGCATGCTACTAACTAAAGCCAGCCCTGAACAGTTACTTTGATACTTaagagttttttgttttttaaataaccagCGTAGCTAGACACCTTTTTTTATTGGAAAGcaaagtgaaaataaactgaatCCACGCACGTTGATGGATGAGGTTAGAAGAAAAAGCAAGCTAGAAACAAAAGAACAGCAACACGAATGATTAGGAAATGAGAAAGTAATTCAGTAAGAGGACATGTTGCCGTTTGCAAATGACAAGCAGAATGTCATGGAGTTCAATGAATCATTGCTCAGAGTGGGATTTGAGTGTCGTTCCTGCTACAGCCCTTCATCTCACTTCCTAAGAGAAAGACAAGGGGGATCAGAGATGGGCGGAGTAGGACTGGAAGTGTTAACTGCTTATAAATATAGGCCAGTGTTCTAAAAGCTGAACAGTGAATCAGGCAGCGGGACACTGTTAGTATTAGAGCGGAAACCTGACTCTGCCATTTCAtagctgcagctgctgtccCAGTGCCTGGCCTCACTGCAGTAAAACATCCTGAAAGACAGTACCTTGTCCCATAGGTAGGGTAGACCTTTGAGTTTTAATTGAATATTATAGAATTAAATAGTGCCGGTCACATAAAAAGGTTGTGCAATCGCCTGTGTGGTGCAAGCGCACAGCTGCGCACATGCATGCGTGGTTGGTTTTTAATATGCTGTGGTCCTACAGAAATAGAGGGAGCACCTGTCTCAGCTGCAGGGTATAAGAATGAACTCCGTTAAAGTGATAGggtgtgagggagggagggagggagggtggacGGGGGGCTGCTCGGGGCAGATTGTGGCTGGTCTGTTTTAGTAGGAGGAATGCAGTGCATGTATTCCACACATACTGGAAATGCAGTGAGAGTAGAGCTCCAAGCAACGTCTGGTGTTAAATGATCTTTTGATTAATAGGTGTAACTAAACTCAACATAATTTGTTACAGTCTTTTTTGAGATACacaggtgtttgtttgtgaggtagcatggcagtgtgtgtgtgtgtgtgtgtgtgtgtgtgtgtgtgtgtgtgtgtgtgtgtgtgtgtgtgtgtgtgtgtgtgtgtgtgtgtgtgtgtgtgtgtgtctgtgtgtgtgtgtgtgcgtacagtTTGTATTTACCTGATGTGTCGTCGAGGCTGAAGGCGATTCTAACTTCAGATTTATCAGGAGACACTCTTCTGGTTGAGGTGATCATTTATCCCTTCATGAGGCCACAGGCACAAAACAAAGCTGTTAGCACGATCAAAAAGGATCTCATGGAAGACGAGCGATGATGTAATAAtgaaacgattagtcgatcaacTGAAAACTGACTGATCTATTAATaatttaagaaatgtatttcataaaacacactttccagcttcttaaatgtgttgacttgctgcttttctctgtttcatgtGACTGTAAATCTCTGGGTCTCAAACTGTTGCCACCTTAGCTTCTGGGAATGTGAAGGGACATTTGTTCACTATTCTACAACAATTTATCAGCAGAATAATCAGTGGTTATAGTATGAGTACTAATTTGATATGTTGCCTATGTGGTGTCCAATCTGACATGAAAGACTAAGTAAActgggttttttttattccaaccTAGTACATCATTGTGATTTTAACTGAACACTGAACTCAGCAGGTGTTTTGTTCAGTTGGAATGATAGCCTCCTTTGATAAAGCATGTGATTAATCCACACCTAGGAAAGTATGGGGCcttatgaacacacacacacacacacacacacacacacacacacacacacacacacacacacacacacacgtttcatCATCCATTTAGAGTTGCGGTGGGATTAAATAATTAGGGAGCTTTGACAGACTGGCTCTGAGGTCTGGATTTTGGACTCCAGCGAAGGTACAGGCTTTTTATATCAGGGCTGCATTTGCCTGCTATAACCATGGTAAACCCTCTGTCTCACACAACATTTTTCCATGACCTTCTAC of Cottoperca gobio chromosome 14, fCotGob3.1, whole genome shotgun sequence contains these proteins:
- the map3k7cl gene encoding MAP3K7 C-terminal-like protein produces the protein MITSTRRVSPDKSEVRIAFSLDDTSDVKDVEDLPQTFPDLEQRLQPVPPLCVSESVQVYKEHCRMARGFHQVKHEIAVIEDRKRKLLAELVEDEKVAMEIARLEEEFRRLTEENRTLMTVHNERAQQLERLCLPNQTRQDSS